The Euphorbia lathyris chromosome 2, ddEupLath1.1, whole genome shotgun sequence genome includes a window with the following:
- the LOC136216925 gene encoding F-box/kelch-repeat protein SKIP4 has protein sequence MEERILQLEDRQTQLISGLPDDIALFCLARVPRKYHTVLKCVCRRWRDLVCSQEWYAYRKQHNLSETWIYALCRDKFEQMCCYVLDPDSSRRYWKLIQGLPPRCLKRKGVGFEALGKKLYLLGGCGWSEDATDEAYCFDISRNSWSEAASMSTARCYFACQALDGKIYAIGGLGSKSCDPHSWDTYDPHTNIWELHSDSNVIYDVEDSIVLDGKIYIRCGASVVSSHVYAVLYDPLNGTWQHADADMVSGWHGPAVVVDGTLYVLDQSSGTRLMMWRKNERDWLAVGRLSQLLTRPPCRLVAIGKKIFIIGKGLSTVVFDIEKSKNMEGVMISSSIPRLNSEDDVISCRALAL, from the exons ATGGAAGAGAGAATCCTCCAACTTGAAGATAGGCAAACTCAGTTGATATCTGGGCTTCCAGATGACATTGCTCTTTTTTGCTTGGCAAGAGTACCTAGGAAGTACCATACAGTGCTGAAGTGCGTTTGCAGGAGATGGAGAGATTTAGTCTGCAGTCAAGAGTGGTATGCTTATCGAAAACAACACAATTTGAGTGAGACTTGGATTTACGCTTTGTGTCGAGACAAGTTTGAGCAGATGTGCTGTTACGTATTGGATCCTGATTCTTCAAGAAGGTATTGGAAGCTCATCCAAGGGCTTCCACCTCGCTGTTTGAAGAGAAAAGGTGTTGGCTTTGAAGCACTAGGGAAGAAGCTTTATCTCTTAGGTGGTTGTGGTTGGTCTGAAGATGCTACTGATGAGGCCTACTGCTTTGATATTTCAAGGAACTCATGGAGTGAGGCTGCTTCCATGTCTACTGCAAG GTGCTATTTTGCTTGTCAAGCGTTGGATGGGAAAATATATGCCATTGGTGGATTAGGTTCAAAATCGTGTGATCCACATTCTTGGGACACCTATGATCCTCACACGAACATATGGGAATTGCATTCTGATTCTAATGTTATCTATGATGTTGAGGATTCCATAGTCTTGGATGGCAAGATTTATATCCGTTGTGGTGCCTCTGTTGTGTCTTCACATGTATATGCAGTTCTATATGATCCTTTGAACGGAACGTGGCAGCACGCAGATGCTGACATGGTGTCCGGCTGGCATGGTCCAGCAGTCGTCGTGGATGGTACCCTATATGTGTTGGATCAGAGTTCAGGAACCAGGCTGATGATGTGGCGGAAGAATGAGAGGGATTGGTTGGCAGTTGGAAGGCTATCACAGTTGCTTACGAGACCGCCTTGTCGGCTGGTAGCAATTGGGAAGAAGATATTCATCATAGGTAAGGGACTTAGCACAGTGGTTTTTGATAttgaaaaatctaaaaatatgGAAGGGGTAATGATCAGTTCTTCCATACCCAGATTAAATTCTGAGGATGATGTGATTAGCTGTAGAGCTTTAGCATTATGA